Sequence from the Lysobacter capsici genome:
CGGACGCCGCTACCTGGACGCGATTTCCAGTTGGTGGACCAACCTGTTCGGTCACGCCGAACCGCGCATCGCCCAGGCCATCGCGACCCAGGCGCGGACCCTGGAGCACGTGATCCTGGCGGGCTGTTCGCACCCGCCCGCGGTCGAACTGGCCGAGCGCCTGCTCGCGATCGCGCCGCGCCAGCCCGATCGCGCGCCGCTGAGCAAGGTGTTCTACGCCGACAACGGTTCGGCCGGGGTCGAGGTCGCGCTGAAGATGGCGTTCCACTGGTTCCGCAACCGCGGGGTCGAGGGCCGGACCAAGTTCATCGCCCTGGAAAACGGCTATCACGGCGAAACCCTCGGCGCGCTCGCGGTCGGCGATATTCCGCTGTATCGGCGGATTTATGCGCCGCTGTTGGCGGAATCGATCTTCGCGCCCTCGCCCGACGCCTACGCCTGCGAGGCCGGGCAAACCCCGGCCGATCGCGCGCGCTTCGCCGCGCAGGCTTTGCGCGATCTGCTCGAACGCCATGCCGATGGAGTCTGCGCGCTGATCCTGGAGCCGCGCGTGCAGTGCGCCGGCGGCATGCGCATGCACGATCCGCTGTACCTCAAGCTCGCCCGCGAACTGTGCGACGAGCACGGCGTATTCCTGATCGCCGACGAGATCGCGGTGGGCTTCGGCCGCACCGGCACGATGTTCGCCAGCGAACAGGCCGGAGTCATGCCCGACCTGCTGTGCCTGTCCAAGGGCCTGACCGGCGGCGCGCTGCCGCTGGCGGCGGTGCTGACCACGCAATCGATCTACGATGGTTTCCTCGACGATTCGCGCGAACGCGCGTTCCTGCATTCGCACAGCTACACCGGCAATCCGCTGGCGTGCGCGGCGGCGCTGGCGAGCCTGTCGATCTTCCACGACGACCAGGTGATCGAACGCAACCGCGCGACCTCGCGACGCATGGCCTCGCTGGCCGCGGAGTTCGTCGATCACCCGCAAGTCGCCGACGTACGCCAGGCCGGCATGATCGTCGCGTTCGAACTGACCCGCGGCGGCGACAAGCGCACGCCGTTCGATCCGGCCGCGCGCATCGGCCTGCGCGCCTACCGCGCCGCGCTCGAACGCGGCGTGCTGCTGCGCCCGCTCGGCGACACGCTGTATTGGATGCCGCCGTACTGCATCGACGACGATGCTTTGAATCTGCTCGCCGCGACCACGCGCGCGGCGATCGACCACGCCGTCCAGGAGGCCGACGCATGCGCCTGACCCGAGTCCATGTCGACGCCGACCTCGCCGCCGGCCGCGAAGTCGTACTGCCGGAAGGCCCGGCGACCCATCTGGCGCGCGTGCTGCGGCACGAGGTCGGCGATGCCTGCGTGCTGTTCAACGGCGACGGCCGCGACTATCACGGCCGCATCTGCGCGCTGGGCAAGCGCGAGGTGCGGGTGGACATCGTGTCGGTCGAAGAGGTCGCGCGCGAATCCTCGCTGCGGTTGGTTTTGCTGCAGGGCATCGCGCGCGGCGAGAAGATGGACCTGATCCTGCAGAAGGCGACAGAACTGGGCGTCAGCGCGCTGCATCCGCTGTGGTCGCAGCGCAGCGAGGTCAAGCTCGACGAAGCGCGCGCGGAGAAGCGTCTGGCGCATTGGCGCAGCGTGGTCGGCTCGGCCTGCGAACAAAGCGGACGCGCGCGGGTGCCGCCGGTGTCGGCGCCGCGCTCGCTGCAGGCGACCTTGGCCGCGCTGGAACCAGGCGGGCTGCGCCTGATCCTGGATCCCGAAGGCGAGCTGTCGTTCTCGACCTTGCAGGTGGACGCCGACACGCCGGTGCTGCTGGCGATCGGCCCGGAAGGCGGCTGGTCGCCGCTGGACCGCCAGCAACTGCGCGATGCCGGTTTTCAGGGGCTGCGGCTGGGACCGCGGATTCTGCGCACCGAAACCGCCGGCCTGGCGGCGATCGCGGCCTTGCAGGCGCGGTTCGGCGATTTGGCTTGAGCGGGGATTGCCGAGCCGGCTACCTGCCTACCCGCTCGCCCGCGTCAGTTGAATTCGCCCACTACGCGATTACCCCCTGAAACACGTCGGCGAATGAAGTAACGCGGTCGCGGCTCGCGCCGCTCCTACAGTCGCTTCGCCCGACCGCGTCCTCGCCCGCAGCCCCCCCTGTAGGAGCGGCGCGAGCCGCGACCGCGACAACCAAACAGCGTCGCAACCACGAGGTCGACATCGGCAACCGACCGCCAACACCAGATCGGTGACGCCGGCACGATGAAGTGGCGCGGTCGCGGCTCGCGCCGCTCCTACAGTCGCTTCGCCCGACCGCGCCCTCGCCCGCAGCCCCCTGTAGGAGCGGCGCAAGCCGCGACCGCGACAAACAAACAACATCGCAACCACGAGGTCGACATCGGCAACCGGTCGCCGACACCAGATCGGTGACGCCGGCACATGAAGTGGCGCGGTCGCGGCTTACGCCGCTCCTACAGTCGCTTCGCCTAACCGCGTCCTCTCCCGCAGCCCCTGTAGGAGCGGCGCAAGCCGCGACCGCGACAACCAAACAACCTCGCAACCACGAGGTCGACATCGACAACGGATCGCCGACGCCAGATCGGTGACGCCGGCACGTGAAGTGGCGCGATCGCGGCTTACGCCGCTCCTACAGTCGCTTCGCCTAACCGCGTCCTCTCTCGCAGCACCCTGTAGGAGCGGCGTAAGCCGCGACCGCGACAACCAAACAACGTCGCAACCACGAGCTCGACATCGGCAACCGACCGCCGACACCAGATCGGTGACGCCGGCACATGAAGTGGCGCGATCGCGGCTTACGCCGCTCCTACAGTCGCTTCGCCTAACCGCGTGCTCGCCCGCAACCCCCTGTAGAAGCGGCGCAAGCCGCGACCGCGACAAACAAACAACGTCGCAACCACGAGGTCGACATCGGCAACCGACCGCCGACACCAGATCGGTGACGCCGGCACGTGAAGTGGCGCGGTCGCGGCTCGCGCCGCTCCTACAGTCGCCCCGCCTAACCGCGTCCTCGCCCGCAGCTCCCTGTAGGAGCGGCGCAAGCCGCGACCGCGACAACCAAACAACCTCGCAACCACGAGGTCGACATCGGCAACCGACCGCCGACCGCCGACACCAGATCGGTGACGCCGGCACATGAAGTGGCGCGGTCGCGGCTCGCGCCGCTCCTACAGTCGCTTCGCCCGACCACGCCTCGCGCGAGGTCTCCGGCGCAATTCAACCGCACGACCATCGTGCCCCAAGATCGCGAAGACGGCTCCGGCCTGACGGCATACCGCATCAACGCCCGCGGTGACGCACTGTTCAGGGGGGAACTGCGCCACGGACGCCGCCGTCGCGACCGAAGCCGCCTTCGCAAACCGCTGGAGCGTCGCTCAGTCCAGGCGCTCGATATCGACCACCAGCGAGGCGCTGTAGGTTTTCCAGCTGACCATGATCACGTACGGCCGCTTGCGCGATCCGCTGTTGCTGATCGCGCCGGCCGCGGTCTTGGGCACCGAGATCTCCATGTCGCCGCCGAAGTGCTTGCGCGCGTTGCCGGCCAGGGTATTGGCCAGCTCGCCGACGGTGTCGCGCAGGTTGGCGTCGGACTGGTCGCTCTCGTTCAAGGCCAGCAGCAGATGCCGGATCATCGCGCGCGGCGCCGACACGGTGATCGTGCCGCGGAACTGGCCGCTGATCGAGATCTGGCCGCTGTAGTCGTAGACCGGCACCGTGCCGCTGTTGTCGTCGAGGAACGCGCCGCGCACCTGCGCGGTTTCCTGGGTGAGCTGGTTGAAGTAGTTGGTCACCGCGTCGATGAAGACCTTGATCTCGGTCTCGTTGAGGTCGCTCAAGGCAGCATCTCCAGTAAGGCTTCGACCAGTTGGTCGTCGGTGAACGGCTTGTACAGGAAGCCGCGCGCGCCCTTCTTGAGCGCGCTGATGGCGGTGGTTTTGTCGCTGAGCGCGGAGACGACGAGAATGTTCACCTTCTCGTCGATGGCGGCGATCTGCTCGGTGCACTCCACCCCGCCCAGTTCCGGCATGGTCAAGTCCATCGTCACCACGTCGGGGTGATAGCGCACGAACATGCTCAGCGCCTCGGCGCCGTTGCGGGCCTGGCCCACGATCTCCAGACCGGGCAGGCGCGCGTCTCCCGCCAGGCGCGCGATGCGCTGGCGGATCACGTTGGAATCGTCAACGATCATCAGCTTCATCGTGGATCCTGCTCAGAAGGTCAGTTGAAAGTCGGCCGGACCGGCCGGCAGCGCGGGCGCATGCGCGCCGTTGCCGGTCTCGACCGGCCTGCTTTCGGCGACCGGCAAGCGGATGCGGAACTCGGTGTAGGCGCCGACCTTGGTCGACAGCGCGATGGTTCCCGACAGCGAACGCACCTGCTTCATCACCAGATCCATGCCGATGCCGTGGCCGGCGTCGCGATCGCTGTGCTCGGCGGTGGACACGCCGGGCTCGAAGATCTTCATGATCACGTCGCGGTCGCTGAGCGCTTCGAGCTGTTCGAAGCCGTAACGGCCCGACGCGCTCAAGGCCGCGCGAATCCGCGCGACATCCAGGCCGCGGCCGTCGTCGCGCACCACCAGCTCGACCTGTCGGCTGCCGACGTCCTCGCTGCGGAAACTGACCGTGCCGACCGAAGGCTTGGCCCGCGCCTGGCGTTCGGCCGCCGGTTCGATGCCGTGCACCACCGCGTTGCGCAGCAGTTGCAGGCCTATCGTGCGCAGCGCGTTCAAGGTGTCGCCCGGCAGACGGTCGAACGCCTGCAATTGCAGGTCCAGCTGCACCTGCTTGCCCTGTTCGCGGGCGATGCGCTCGGCCAGCGTGTTCCAGCCTTCGACCGCGCGCTGCGACGGAGTGACGGCGGCCTGCGGCACCGACACGTCGCGGTTGCCGGCCATGCGGTCGAGGAAGTCGCGGATCGTCGCCACGCACTCGAACATGTCGTCCAGATGCACGGTCATCTTGACCATGTCGCTGCCTTCCACCGAGCCGCGGTCGCGCAGGTTGATCAGGTCGACCTCGAAGTTGTGGGCCAGCGCCTCGATCATGTCCAGGCTAAGCGCGGCGGCCTCGCTCTTGAGCGAGTGCACGTCGCGGAAGATCGCGTTGACCAGTTCGCTGTAGTCGGTGCCGGTGCGGCGCGCGGCGGCCTGGCGCAGATCGTCGTTGACCCGTTCGAGCACCACGCCGACGCGGTGCAGGAACAGCCGCACTTCGCTGGACTCGCGGCTGAGCACGCGCAGCAGCGCCTCCATTTCCTCGCGGGTGCGGGTCTTCGCCGCGGAGATCTCGTTGGTCAGGCGCACGCGCTCGGAGGCGTCGGACACCGTCACCAGCAGATAGACCGTGTCCTCGCTTTCCTGCACGCGGTTGAACTGGAAGTTCAGATAACGCGACTGCAGCTGCCCGCGGCCGTCGCTGCCGCCGGCCACCGGTACTTCCGACAAGGGGTTGAGGCTGGCGACCAGGTTTTCCTTGACCCGCTTGCCGAACAGCAGGCCCAGGTAATCGCGGGTCGCCTCCAGCGTCTGCGGCGTCACCATCGTGCGCATCACCTCGATCAGGTTCATGCCCGGCTCGACCTTGCGCTGCATGATCTGCGGCAGCGAGTTCGACATCTGGCTGCCGATCACGAAGTCGCTGGTCACCAGGAACAGGCCTTCCTTCACCGTCGCCAGGATGTCGTCGGTCTGCTTGCGCGACTGGACGACGGCCCGGTCGCCCGCGACCAGACGGCGGAACGCGACCAATGCGGTGAACAGGAAGTTCAGCACGATCAAGGCCGCGCCGATGGTCTGGGCCAGGCTGAGCTGCCGGTTGGCCTTCTCCGTGATCGCCTGCGATGCGCTGACCTGCTGGTTGAGCAGCTTGAACAATGCGGTGTTGTTGGCGCGGCCGTAGTCGACCGCGCGGGTCAGCGCGGCCGCGTCGATCGTCTCGCCGGCGAGCACGGCGTCGATGTGGCCCTTGTACGGCCCCCAGATCGCCGCGATGTCGCGGTTCAACCCGGACATCTCCGCCGACACGATGCCGCGGTCGAGCGCGGTCGGATTGTCGTCCCCGGGCATCTTGCCGCCCTCGTTGAACAGCTTGATCGTATTGCTGATCAAGCTCGAACGCTGACGCAGGGCGTCGATATTTTCAGCCGAGGCCGGCCGGCCCGCGGCGATGTCCTGCTGCATCTCCAGCATCGAGCGAAGCACGATCTGCGATGCGCTTCGCTCGCTGCCGGACAGGTCGCGGGCGTGGGTGCCTTGCCCGATCCGCGCCGACAGCAGCAAGCTGGCGCCGATCAGGGCCACGGAGATGATCAGGAACAAACTCACTGCCACGATCAGGATGAAATACCGCTTCCAGAACGTGCTGCCCTTAGCCTGTTGCATGGTGGCTCCCCCTGTGAGCGAGGCCGGAATGCGTCCGGCGCGTTTTGGATCAGTTCGCCGTCCGCATGGCCCCATGACGTCGATGCGGCCGCTGCGATGGCTTGCAGCGGCGCGGCACGTCGTTCATCCCGACGCGCGATGCCGAACCCGCCGCGAGGTCAGAAATAGACCTGCATGCGCAGTTCGGTGATGTTCGGGTCGAGTTCGACGCCGCGGCGCTCGCTGTCGACCAGCACGTAATTGGCCTGCAGCTTGAAGTGCTGGCCGATGTACCAGTTCAGGCCCAGCGTCCAGTCCTTCTGCCTGCCGCCGCGCAGCAAGCCGTGATCGATATTGACCGTGGAATAGCGCAGCGCGACTTCGAACGCGCCGTAGTCGTGCTTGGGCTTGACGTTGCCGAACGCGGCGCTCTTGTAGCTGCGCTTTTCGCCGGTCAGCACCCAGGCGCCCGACACGTAGTAACCGTCGGCCTCGAAGTCGGGCTGGCCCTCGCGCTGTACTGCCATGCGCAAGTATTCGCTTTGCAGCAACAGCGGGCCGTGCTGCCAGATCGCCTCCAGACCGGCGCGGTTGATCGCCTCGACCGAACCGATCGCGCCCGAATCGACCAGACGCACCGGGGTCAGGAAGGCCTCGGGCCGTACCCGGATGCGCGCGCTGTCGTCGTCGCGTTTTTCGTTCGAGCCCGACAGGCCGACATGCACGATGTCGGCATCGGTCTTGACCGGATTGAACACCACCCGCGCGGCCAGCATGCGGCCGTCGTTGTCGCCCTGCAGGTCGCCGCCGCTCATCAACGCGGCGTTGATGTACCAGCCCTTGAGCTTTTCGTAGGTCCAGTCGACGCCCAGTCGACGGCCCGCGTAGACCGTGGACACCGGCAGCGCGCGTTCGAGAAAGGTGGTCGACGTGGTGCCGACCGCGCCTTCTTCGTAGCCCACCGCGGTCTTGAACTGGCCGATGCGCAGATCGCCGCCGCGCTCGTTCGACAGGCGGATGAAGTTGTCGAGCCAGACCTTGTTTTCGAAATCGTAGCCCAGCCCGAGCTCGAACACGCCCGGCTTGCGCAGGTAGGCGTTGAGTTCCTGGCGGCGCCAAGCGTGGTCGTCGGCGAAGCGCGTGCCGCCGCCGGGCAGCCGGTCGTCGCCGAACTCGTTGTAGTCGTAGCTGAGATTGCCCTTCAGGCCGATTTCCACGCCCGATTCGGTCGTGGTCTTGACCGGCCAGTCGCCCAGCAGGCTGTAGCTCGGTGCCTCGGCCGCGAAAGCCGACGAAAACGCCAACGACATCGCGCCCGCGAGCGCGCTCTTGATCCACATACCACTGCCCCCTGTTCACAGCCATGCCGCCCAATGCGGCGATTACGATGCCGGCGCGGCGTGCGTGCGACGCCGCGTTCCT
This genomic interval carries:
- a CDS encoding chemotaxis protein CheX — encoded protein: MSDLNETEIKVFIDAVTNYFNQLTQETAQVRGAFLDDNSGTVPVYDYSGQISISGQFRGTITVSAPRAMIRHLLLALNESDQSDANLRDTVGELANTLAGNARKHFGGDMEISVPKTAAGAISNSGSRKRPYVIMVSWKTYSASLVVDIERLD
- a CDS encoding ATP-binding protein, encoding MQQAKGSTFWKRYFILIVAVSLFLIISVALIGASLLLSARIGQGTHARDLSGSERSASQIVLRSMLEMQQDIAAGRPASAENIDALRQRSSLISNTIKLFNEGGKMPGDDNPTALDRGIVSAEMSGLNRDIAAIWGPYKGHIDAVLAGETIDAAALTRAVDYGRANNTALFKLLNQQVSASQAITEKANRQLSLAQTIGAALIVLNFLFTALVAFRRLVAGDRAVVQSRKQTDDILATVKEGLFLVTSDFVIGSQMSNSLPQIMQRKVEPGMNLIEVMRTMVTPQTLEATRDYLGLLFGKRVKENLVASLNPLSEVPVAGGSDGRGQLQSRYLNFQFNRVQESEDTVYLLVTVSDASERVRLTNEISAAKTRTREEMEALLRVLSRESSEVRLFLHRVGVVLERVNDDLRQAAARRTGTDYSELVNAIFRDVHSLKSEAAALSLDMIEALAHNFEVDLINLRDRGSVEGSDMVKMTVHLDDMFECVATIRDFLDRMAGNRDVSVPQAAVTPSQRAVEGWNTLAERIAREQGKQVQLDLQLQAFDRLPGDTLNALRTIGLQLLRNAVVHGIEPAAERQARAKPSVGTVSFRSEDVGSRQVELVVRDDGRGLDVARIRAALSASGRYGFEQLEALSDRDVIMKIFEPGVSTAEHSDRDAGHGIGMDLVMKQVRSLSGTIALSTKVGAYTEFRIRLPVAESRPVETGNGAHAPALPAGPADFQLTF
- a CDS encoding 16S rRNA (uracil(1498)-N(3))-methyltransferase; this translates as MRLTRVHVDADLAAGREVVLPEGPATHLARVLRHEVGDACVLFNGDGRDYHGRICALGKREVRVDIVSVEEVARESSLRLVLLQGIARGEKMDLILQKATELGVSALHPLWSQRSEVKLDEARAEKRLAHWRSVVGSACEQSGRARVPPVSAPRSLQATLAALEPGGLRLILDPEGELSFSTLQVDADTPVLLAIGPEGGWSPLDRQQLRDAGFQGLRLGPRILRTETAGLAAIAALQARFGDLA
- a CDS encoding OprO/OprP family phosphate-selective porin → MWIKSALAGAMSLAFSSAFAAEAPSYSLLGDWPVKTTTESGVEIGLKGNLSYDYNEFGDDRLPGGGTRFADDHAWRRQELNAYLRKPGVFELGLGYDFENKVWLDNFIRLSNERGGDLRIGQFKTAVGYEEGAVGTTSTTFLERALPVSTVYAGRRLGVDWTYEKLKGWYINAALMSGGDLQGDNDGRMLAARVVFNPVKTDADIVHVGLSGSNEKRDDDSARIRVRPEAFLTPVRLVDSGAIGSVEAINRAGLEAIWQHGPLLLQSEYLRMAVQREGQPDFEADGYYVSGAWVLTGEKRSYKSAAFGNVKPKHDYGAFEVALRYSTVNIDHGLLRGGRQKDWTLGLNWYIGQHFKLQANYVLVDSERRGVELDPNITELRMQVYF
- a CDS encoding response regulator, producing the protein MKLMIVDDSNVIRQRIARLAGDARLPGLEIVGQARNGAEALSMFVRYHPDVVTMDLTMPELGGVECTEQIAAIDEKVNILVVSALSDKTTAISALKKGARGFLYKPFTDDQLVEALLEMLP
- the bioA gene encoding adenosylmethionine--8-amino-7-oxononanoate transaminase yields the protein MLTEPGADAADSWRERDLKVLWHPCTQMREHPHTLPLLPIASGRGEWLIGQDGRRYLDAISSWWTNLFGHAEPRIAQAIATQARTLEHVILAGCSHPPAVELAERLLAIAPRQPDRAPLSKVFYADNGSAGVEVALKMAFHWFRNRGVEGRTKFIALENGYHGETLGALAVGDIPLYRRIYAPLLAESIFAPSPDAYACEAGQTPADRARFAAQALRDLLERHADGVCALILEPRVQCAGGMRMHDPLYLKLARELCDEHGVFLIADEIAVGFGRTGTMFASEQAGVMPDLLCLSKGLTGGALPLAAVLTTQSIYDGFLDDSRERAFLHSHSYTGNPLACAAALASLSIFHDDQVIERNRATSRRMASLAAEFVDHPQVADVRQAGMIVAFELTRGGDKRTPFDPAARIGLRAYRAALERGVLLRPLGDTLYWMPPYCIDDDALNLLAATTRAAIDHAVQEADACA